In Nitrosarchaeum koreense MY1, one genomic interval encodes:
- a CDS encoding P-II family nitrogen regulator — translation MKRIEAIVQSDVSKQVINEIRKSGVGGVTLIQSLGQGMGERPEIGGRQIEFNSVDVILTVVHDSEVKSVVSAIMNVAHTGQKGDGKIFVTNVEESYDISTKEKSTKLI, via the coding sequence ATGAAACGAATAGAAGCGATTGTACAAAGTGATGTTTCTAAACAAGTAATCAATGAGATAAGAAAATCTGGTGTCGGCGGTGTTACACTAATTCAATCGTTAGGACAGGGAATGGGAGAACGACCAGAAATAGGAGGACGTCAAATAGAGTTTAACTCAGTAGATGTAATACTTACAGTTGTTCATGATTCAGAGGTAAAATCAGTAGTTTCAGCTATCATGAATGTTGCTCACACAGGACAAAAAGGTGATGGAAAAATTTTTGTTACAAATGTAGAAGAATCATACGATATTAGTACGAAAGAAAAATCAACTAAATTAATTTAA